A region from the uncultured Bacteroides sp. genome encodes:
- a CDS encoding TonB-dependent receptor: MKAIYIITIFLLSLGSAFASTPVGNRSLKGKITDGKDGTTLIGVNIYFPELKRGAVSDDQGNYHINNLPSIKTTLQVTYLGHQTIVQTVDLKTTEILNFSLKESNAQINEVVITALTGNTLIKKTPSPISYVSKRELEQQSSTNIIDAIAKQPGVSQITTGSSISKPVIRGLGYNRVVVVNDGVRQEGQQWGDEHGIEIDAQSVNSVEILKGPASLMYGSDAMAGVINFQSAPILPVGSIKANVATEYQSNNGLFNYSVNTAGNKNGFVWNWRYSDKMAHSYKNKYDGYVYDSGFRERALSGLLGINRNWGYTHLTLDYYHLTPGIVEGERDEETGKFLKPVIIDGEEGEAVATDDDNKSYTHQMPYQQIYHYKAILNNNIILGGGNLRTIIGYQQNRRQEFEDILSPKDYGLYFQLHTLTYDVRYSLPEISGYKIVAGANGMYQKSLNKGTEFLIPEYNLFDIGAYAVASRTFGKLDVSGGIRFDHRSDHSKSLYLNEDEEVADKNEAGAKEKFAGFSRNFSGVTGSLGLTYQLSDSWHTKLNLSRGFRAPNMSELASNGAHEGTIRYEIGNTALKAENSWQADWGLGYSSPFISGDLSLFANRINNYIFSHKLVDANGQDVMTDGYETYQFVSGNARIMGGELSIDIHPVERLHFQNTFSYVNSVQLNQPDSTKYLPFTPAPKLVSDIRYDIIRDGKTLNNTYISFGIECNMKQDHIYSAFGTETATPSYTLLNASIGTDFMHKGHTLASLYFTANNLTDKAYQSHLSRLKYGDVNQVTGREGVYNMGRNFGVKLLIPLSF; encoded by the coding sequence ATGAAAGCAATATATATAATCACTATATTTTTACTTTCCTTAGGGTCTGCATTTGCAAGTACTCCGGTCGGAAACAGGTCGCTGAAAGGAAAAATAACAGACGGAAAAGACGGAACCACATTAATAGGAGTAAACATATACTTCCCCGAACTAAAGAGAGGAGCTGTTAGTGACGATCAGGGAAACTATCACATAAACAATCTTCCGTCTATAAAAACAACACTACAGGTTACTTACCTGGGACATCAGACAATAGTACAAACGGTAGATTTAAAGACTACTGAAATTCTCAATTTCTCACTAAAAGAATCGAATGCCCAGATTAACGAAGTAGTTATTACGGCACTGACGGGAAATACCCTGATAAAAAAGACCCCGTCTCCGATCTCTTACGTTTCGAAGAGAGAATTGGAGCAACAATCATCTACTAATATTATAGATGCTATTGCCAAACAACCGGGAGTATCTCAGATAACAACAGGCAGCAGCATATCAAAACCTGTTATCAGAGGATTGGGATACAACAGAGTGGTAGTGGTGAATGACGGAGTACGTCAGGAGGGCCAGCAATGGGGAGACGAACACGGCATAGAAATAGATGCCCAAAGCGTAAATTCGGTAGAGATACTCAAAGGTCCGGCCAGTTTGATGTACGGTTCGGATGCAATGGCAGGTGTCATCAATTTCCAGTCGGCCCCGATATTGCCCGTAGGGTCGATAAAAGCCAATGTAGCCACGGAATATCAGAGTAACAACGGCCTGTTTAACTACTCTGTAAACACAGCCGGCAACAAAAACGGATTTGTGTGGAACTGGCGATATAGCGATAAAATGGCGCACTCCTATAAAAATAAGTACGACGGATACGTTTATGATTCCGGCTTTAGAGAGAGAGCACTCTCCGGTTTGCTGGGCATCAATCGCAATTGGGGATATACCCACCTCACACTCGATTATTATCACCTCACACCCGGAATAGTAGAAGGCGAACGAGATGAAGAAACAGGTAAATTTCTGAAGCCGGTTATCATTGACGGCGAAGAAGGCGAAGCCGTAGCCACCGATGATGATAACAAGTCGTATACACATCAAATGCCTTATCAGCAGATATACCATTACAAGGCCATATTGAATAACAATATAATTTTAGGAGGAGGTAACCTCCGAACAATTATCGGCTATCAGCAAAACCGCCGTCAGGAATTCGAAGATATACTATCGCCGAAGGATTACGGACTTTACTTTCAATTGCATACTTTAACCTACGACGTGCGCTATTCATTGCCCGAGATTAGCGGCTACAAAATAGTAGCAGGCGCAAACGGCATGTATCAAAAATCGCTGAACAAAGGAACCGAATTCCTTATTCCCGAATATAATTTGTTTGATATCGGTGCGTATGCTGTAGCAAGCCGGACTTTTGGCAAACTGGATGTAAGCGGAGGTATCCGCTTCGATCATCGCAGCGACCATAGCAAATCGTTGTACTTAAATGAAGATGAAGAAGTAGCGGACAAGAATGAAGCGGGAGCCAAAGAAAAATTTGCCGGTTTCTCCCGCAACTTCAGCGGCGTCACCGGTAGTCTGGGACTAACCTATCAACTATCCGATTCATGGCACACCAAATTGAATCTTTCAAGAGGATTCAGAGCACCCAACATGAGTGAACTGGCATCCAACGGAGCACATGAAGGCACTATACGCTACGAGATAGGGAACACAGCCCTGAAAGCGGAAAACAGTTGGCAGGCCGATTGGGGATTGGGATATTCGTCTCCGTTTATATCCGGAGATCTTTCCTTATTCGCAAACCGGATAAACAACTATATTTTCTCGCATAAATTAGTCGACGCTAACGGTCAGGATGTGATGACCGACGGATATGAGACCTATCAATTCGTATCGGGTAATGCCCGTATAATGGGAGGAGAGCTAAGCATAGATATTCATCCTGTAGAACGGCTGCACTTCCAGAACACGTTTTCGTATGTAAATTCCGTTCAGCTTAACCAGCCCGATTCTACCAAATATCTTCCTTTTACACCTGCACCCAAATTAGTGTCGGATATTCGTTACGACATCATCCGTGACGGTAAAACGCTGAATAACACCTATATTTCATTCGGCATTGAATGCAACATGAAGCAAGATCATATATACTCTGCTTTCGGTACTGAAACCGCTACCCCTTCATACACCTTGCTAAATGCATCTATCGGAACAGACTTTATGCACAAAGGACATACATTGGCTTCGCTGTATTTTACGGCCAATAACCTGACAGACAAAGCCTACCAGAGCCATTTAAGCAGACTGAAATATGGCGATGTAAATCAGGTGACAGGACGAGAGGGAGTATACAATATGGGACGTAATTTTGGTGTAAAGCTATTGATACCGCTAAGTTTCTAA
- a CDS encoding VIT1/CCC1 transporter family protein, producing MSLNKETLKDFIRFQEDEITGSIVYGQLASITKDKENRNILQQISAEEKAHYEILKKHTGRDVAPNRLRIIKYYWLARIFGLTFAIKLLESDEEDAQALYYEQTEYPDLIRLAKDEENHEHKLIGLINEERLEYMGSVVLGLNDALVEFTGALAGFTLALSNSHLIALTGSITGIAAALSMASSEYLSTKSDKGDDKHPVKAAIYTGIAYIITVVALVAPFILINNVLIALGVMLLMALLIIGLFNYYYAVARGESFKKRFTEMAVLSFSVAAVSFLIGYALKTFTGIEA from the coding sequence ATGAGCTTAAATAAAGAGACGCTGAAAGATTTTATTCGCTTTCAGGAAGATGAAATAACCGGAAGCATTGTTTACGGGCAGTTAGCTTCAATTACTAAAGACAAAGAGAACAGGAACATCCTACAGCAGATATCAGCAGAGGAGAAAGCGCATTATGAAATTCTAAAGAAACATACCGGTCGAGACGTTGCTCCAAACCGCCTGCGAATAATCAAATATTATTGGCTGGCACGTATTTTCGGACTAACCTTTGCTATCAAACTATTGGAGTCCGATGAAGAAGATGCGCAAGCACTGTACTACGAACAGACTGAATACCCTGATTTGATAAGACTGGCTAAAGACGAAGAAAACCATGAGCACAAGCTCATCGGCCTCATCAATGAAGAAAGACTGGAATACATGGGTTCCGTGGTATTGGGACTGAACGATGCATTGGTAGAGTTTACCGGCGCACTGGCCGGTTTCACTCTCGCACTAAGTAACTCTCACCTGATAGCCCTCACCGGAAGCATCACCGGAATAGCTGCCGCACTCTCCATGGCTTCGTCGGAGTATCTCTCCACCAAATCGGACAAGGGAGACGATAAACATCCCGTAAAAGCCGCCATATACACCGGCATTGCCTACATCATAACCGTTGTAGCGTTAGTTGCTCCGTTTATACTGATCAACAATGTGCTGATAGCTCTGGGAGTGATGTTGTTAATGGCTCTGCTTATCATAGGCTTGTTTAATTATTATTATGCCGTGGCGCGCGGAGAGAGTTTCAAAAAACGTTTCACCGAGATGGCTGTGCTTAGTTTCAGCGTAGCTGCCGTTAGTTTCCTTATTGGCTATGCACTCAAAACATTTACCGGAATAGAAGCCTAA
- a CDS encoding response regulator transcription factor: protein MREYIIADNQDITKAGLMFLLSRQKEVSLLLEADNKAELIKELRLHPDAVVVLDYTLFDFGGAEELIVLHERFKEADWLLFSDELSLNFLRQVLFIDTAFSVVMKDNSKEEITMALQCVSRKERFICNHASNMLLTGNTVPATVAIQDDHLLTPSEKLILKEIALGKTTKEIAAEKNLSFHTINSHRKNIFRKLGVNNVHEATKYAMRAGIVDLAEYYI from the coding sequence ATGAGAGAGTATATCATTGCAGATAATCAGGACATTACCAAAGCAGGACTGATGTTCTTGCTCAGCAGGCAAAAAGAGGTGAGCTTACTACTGGAGGCCGACAATAAAGCGGAGTTGATAAAAGAGTTGCGCCTGCATCCGGATGCCGTAGTGGTGCTTGATTATACACTTTTTGATTTCGGCGGAGCAGAAGAATTAATCGTGTTGCACGAGCGATTTAAAGAGGCAGACTGGTTGCTGTTTTCCGATGAACTCAGCCTGAACTTCCTGCGGCAGGTTTTATTCATTGACACGGCCTTTAGTGTAGTAATGAAAGATAATTCAAAGGAAGAAATAACGATGGCATTGCAGTGTGTTTCGCGAAAAGAACGTTTTATATGCAACCATGCAAGCAACATGCTACTTACCGGAAACACCGTGCCCGCCACCGTAGCCATTCAAGACGATCATTTACTGACTCCCAGTGAGAAGTTGATACTTAAAGAAATTGCACTGGGCAAAACCACTAAAGAGATTGCGGCAGAAAAGAATTTAAGCTTCCACACCATCAACAGTCACCGCAAAAACATATTTCGCAAACTGGGAGTAAACAATGTGCACGAGGCTACCAAATATGCCATGCGTGCGGGAATTGTAGATTTGGCCGAATATTACATCTAA
- a CDS encoding O-acetylhomoserine aminocarboxypropyltransferase/cysteine synthase family protein gives MGTKKLHFETLQLHVGQENPDSATDARAVPIYQTTSYVFRNSAHAAARFGLQDPGNIYGRLTNSTQGVFEDRVAALEGGVAGLALASGAAAVTYAIENITRAGDHVVAAKTIYGGSYNLLAHTLPTYGITTTFVDPSDLANFENAIQDNTKAVFIETLGNPNSNIIDIDVVAAIAHRHKIPLIIDNTFGTPYLIRPIEHGADIVVHSATKFIGGHGTSLGGVIVDSGKFDWVASGKFPQLTEPDPSYHGVRFVDAAGAAAYAVRIRAILLRDTGATISPFNAFILLQGLETLSLRVERHVENALKVVDYLARHPKVVAVNHPSLLHHPDHELYRRYFPKGAGSIFTFEVKGGAKEAQTFIDSLEIFSLLANVADVKSLVIHPASTTHSQLNEAELEEQGIKPSTVRLSIGTEHIDDIIDDLEQAFSKI, from the coding sequence ATGGGAACAAAGAAATTGCATTTTGAAACACTTCAACTACACGTAGGACAAGAGAATCCGGACTCCGCAACCGATGCCCGGGCAGTACCCATTTATCAAACCACATCGTATGTTTTTCGCAATTCGGCCCATGCAGCAGCACGCTTTGGCCTACAAGATCCGGGAAATATTTACGGTCGCCTCACAAACTCTACTCAGGGGGTGTTTGAAGATCGTGTGGCAGCTCTCGAAGGCGGAGTAGCCGGACTGGCACTGGCTTCCGGAGCCGCAGCCGTGACTTACGCCATTGAAAACATTACCCGTGCCGGAGATCATGTGGTGGCAGCCAAAACTATTTATGGCGGATCGTATAATCTGCTGGCGCACACACTGCCCACTTACGGAATCACAACTACGTTTGTCGATCCGTCCGATCTTGCTAATTTCGAGAATGCCATTCAGGATAATACCAAAGCTGTGTTTATTGAAACTCTGGGTAATCCCAATTCGAACATTATCGATATTGATGTTGTGGCGGCTATAGCCCATAGGCATAAAATCCCGTTGATTATTGACAATACTTTCGGCACTCCTTATCTCATTCGCCCCATTGAGCATGGAGCGGACATCGTGGTGCATTCGGCTACCAAATTTATCGGTGGACACGGAACTTCTCTGGGAGGGGTAATCGTTGACTCCGGTAAGTTCGACTGGGTCGCTTCGGGCAAGTTCCCTCAACTTACCGAGCCCGATCCCAGCTACCATGGCGTACGCTTTGTAGATGCTGCCGGTGCTGCTGCTTATGCAGTAAGAATCCGTGCCATTTTATTGCGCGATACGGGTGCTACCATTAGTCCCTTTAATGCTTTTATTTTGTTGCAAGGATTAGAAACGCTATCTTTGCGCGTGGAACGCCACGTGGAGAATGCGTTGAAAGTGGTAGATTACCTTGCAAGGCATCCCAAAGTGGTTGCTGTAAATCATCCTTCATTGCTTCATCATCCCGATCATGAACTCTACAGGCGGTATTTTCCAAAGGGGGCGGGGTCTATTTTTACTTTCGAAGTGAAGGGAGGCGCCAAAGAGGCTCAAACGTTCATTGACAGTCTGGAGATCTTTTCTTTATTGGCCAATGTGGCCGATGTGAAGTCGCTGGTTATTCATCCTGCAAGCACCACTCACTCTCAGTTAAACGAAGCGGAGTTGGAAGAACAGGGCATCAAACCCAGTACGGTGCGTCTTTCTATCGGTACGGAGCATATTGATGATATTATTGATGATCTCGAACAGGCTTTTAGCAAAATATGA
- a CDS encoding S41 family peptidase, giving the protein MMNAKKSTCFILLALTIGTVFTSCGEDRRIEYAEQTGLDRWIDSLMREEYYWYEDMPSSKKMNYFTEPETFLNSVLSSEDNYSFIEDLTATNYSYGFEYKRYSLSDTTYYAQILYVLPNSPASEAGLGRGSYITKINGDSITTKNYADLDGTDAMGITVATYSDGKLGASETAQLSAARSLNDDPILYHSTFSWDGKSIGYLVYNHFTAGTDDSDATYNNELLSLSKDFSGVSNFILDLRYNNSGTLSPARLLGTILAPSNALGETFCSMMYNNKKDPQTESNTFDATLISSGTNLNLQTIYILVSGTTSGSAELLINSLKPYMNVVVIGATTAGENVGLNSYTNSEYQWKMHLAVCQLLNADGDTYENGITPDYAVTESQDTRSTFLPFGDTKELLLATALSVIDGTYSSSTTTASTHNALKTKEIFSSLKQTAGHGVQLK; this is encoded by the coding sequence ATGATGAATGCTAAAAAGAGCACTTGTTTTATTTTATTGGCTCTGACGATAGGTACCGTTTTCACCTCATGCGGAGAAGACAGAAGAATAGAATATGCCGAACAAACGGGATTGGATCGCTGGATAGACAGCCTTATGCGTGAAGAATATTATTGGTATGAAGATATGCCTTCATCGAAAAAGATGAATTACTTTACCGAGCCGGAAACATTCTTAAATTCGGTGCTATCGAGTGAAGATAACTATTCATTCATAGAAGATCTTACTGCAACCAATTACAGCTATGGATTCGAATATAAACGATATAGCCTGAGCGACACCACTTATTACGCACAGATACTTTATGTACTGCCCAACTCTCCGGCCTCGGAAGCAGGGCTAGGCAGAGGATCGTACATAACAAAAATCAACGGAGATTCCATTACGACTAAAAATTATGCCGATCTCGACGGAACGGATGCCATGGGAATTACGGTCGCAACATACAGTGACGGAAAACTGGGAGCTTCAGAAACGGCTCAGCTTAGTGCCGCCCGTAGCTTAAATGATGACCCCATACTTTATCATAGTACCTTTAGCTGGGACGGGAAAAGCATTGGATATCTTGTTTATAATCATTTTACCGCAGGCACAGATGACTCCGATGCAACCTATAACAATGAATTACTGAGTCTGTCTAAAGATTTTTCGGGGGTAAGTAATTTTATCCTTGATCTACGTTACAACAACAGCGGTACCCTTTCTCCTGCCCGACTGCTGGGAACGATACTTGCTCCCTCTAATGCACTTGGTGAAACATTCTGCTCTATGATGTATAACAACAAAAAAGATCCTCAGACAGAAAGTAATACTTTTGATGCCACTTTAATAAGCAGCGGAACGAACTTAAATCTTCAAACCATATATATACTGGTAAGCGGAACAACCTCCGGTAGTGCGGAATTGCTAATTAATTCCCTCAAACCGTATATGAATGTGGTAGTTATCGGTGCAACAACCGCCGGAGAAAACGTGGGATTAAATAGTTATACCAACAGTGAATACCAATGGAAAATGCATCTTGCCGTTTGCCAGTTATTGAATGCAGATGGTGATACTTACGAGAATGGAATCACACCGGATTATGCAGTGACCGAATCGCAGGATACACGAAGTACCTTCTTACCATTCGGTGACACAAAGGAACTATTGCTTGCCACGGCACTTAGCGTTATTGACGGAACTTATAGCAGTAGCACTACCACAGCTTCTACCCATAACGCATTAAAAACAAAAGAGATATTCAGTTCGTTAAAACAAACGGCTGGTCATGGAGTTCAACTCAAATAG
- the mnmA gene encoding tRNA 2-thiouridine(34) synthase MnmA codes for MNIATLLSGGVDSSVVVHLLCEQGYRPTLFYIKIGMDGAEYMDCSAEEDIELATAIAHKYGLKLEVIDLHKEYWDGVAAYAIDKIKKGLTPNPDVMCNKLIKFGCFEQRAGKDFDKTATGHYATTVEKDGRVWLGTAKDPVKDQTDFLAQIDYLQVSKLMFPIGGLMKHEVREIALRAALPSARRKDSQGICFLGKINYNDFVRRFLGEKEGAIIELETGKRIGTHRGYWFHTIGQRKGLGLSGGPWFVIKKDIQENIIYVSRGYDVETQYGYQFRMHDFHFITDNPWAGLEEEHEVTFKIRHTPEFLKGKLTRVGDEYQLVSSDKLQGIAPGQFGVVYDKETALCIGSGEIAG; via the coding sequence ATGAATATAGCGACATTATTATCGGGAGGTGTAGACAGCTCTGTTGTCGTACACCTTTTGTGCGAACAGGGCTATAGGCCCACTCTTTTTTATATAAAGATAGGTATGGACGGGGCGGAATACATGGACTGTTCCGCCGAAGAGGATATTGAACTGGCTACTGCCATTGCCCATAAGTACGGATTGAAACTGGAGGTGATAGATCTTCACAAGGAGTATTGGGACGGGGTGGCGGCATATGCTATCGATAAAATTAAAAAAGGGCTCACGCCAAATCCCGATGTGATGTGCAACAAGCTTATCAAGTTCGGCTGCTTTGAGCAACGTGCCGGCAAAGACTTTGATAAAACGGCTACCGGCCATTATGCCACTACGGTCGAGAAAGACGGTAGGGTGTGGCTTGGCACAGCCAAGGACCCGGTAAAAGATCAGACGGATTTTCTGGCTCAGATAGATTATCTTCAGGTGTCCAAATTAATGTTTCCCATTGGCGGACTGATGAAGCATGAGGTGCGCGAAATAGCTTTGAGAGCTGCACTGCCCAGTGCCCGTCGAAAAGACAGTCAGGGCATTTGTTTTCTGGGAAAGATAAACTACAATGATTTTGTACGCCGCTTTCTGGGCGAAAAGGAGGGAGCTATCATCGAACTGGAAACAGGAAAACGCATCGGCACGCATCGCGGATACTGGTTTCACACCATTGGTCAGCGTAAGGGGTTGGGCCTGAGTGGAGGCCCGTGGTTTGTGATAAAGAAAGATATTCAGGAGAATATTATTTATGTATCGCGCGGCTACGATGTAGAAACGCAGTACGGTTACCAATTCCGGATGCACGACTTTCACTTTATCACCGATAATCCGTGGGCAGGCTTGGAAGAGGAACATGAGGTTACTTTCAAAATACGTCACACTCCCGAGTTTCTTAAAGGAAAACTCACACGTGTGGGTGATGAATATCAGCTTGTTTCATCGGATAAATTACAGGGTATTGCACCCGGCCAGTTTGGTGTGGTGTATGATAAGGAGACGGCTCTTTGCATTGGTAGCGGCGAAATAGCCGGTTGA
- a CDS encoding Na+/H+ antiporter NhaC family protein has product MKKNPSPLLSIVPIIILVLLLFATIRIFGSDALNGGSQIVLLTTTSVCVLIGMAGFKIAWKDFEIAITNNIAGIATALIILLIIGALSGSWMISGVVPTLIYYGVQIIHPHFFLASTCIICALVSLMTGSSWTTIATIGIALMGIGKAQGFDEGWIAGAIISGAYFGDKVSPLSDTTVLASSVTDTPLFTHIRYMMITTIPSLIITLIIFTIAGLSHDASNTEHIAAFSASLATKFNITPWLLLVPLTTGVLIARKAPSLITLFLSAAMAGLFALIFQPQLLHEISGLPGGGAESAFKGLMMTFYGTTNLQTNNVGLTELIATRGMGGMLNTVWLIVCAMCFGGAMTASGMLGSITSVFVRFMKNTVSVVASTVCSGIFLNLTTADQYISIILTGNMFNNIYKNKGYESRLLSRTTEDAVTVTSVLIPWNTCGMTQATILSVPTLTYLPYCFFNVISPLMSILVAAIGYKIIKKQPQ; this is encoded by the coding sequence ATGAAGAAAAACCCTTCCCCGCTACTCTCCATCGTTCCCATTATCATATTGGTGCTATTGCTATTTGCCACGATACGTATATTCGGGAGTGATGCTCTGAACGGCGGCAGCCAGATAGTACTGCTCACCACCACATCCGTATGTGTGCTCATCGGCATGGCAGGATTCAAAATAGCGTGGAAAGATTTTGAAATAGCCATTACCAACAACATAGCGGGCATAGCAACAGCGCTCATCATATTACTCATTATCGGAGCCCTGAGCGGTAGCTGGATGATAAGCGGGGTGGTGCCCACACTGATATACTATGGCGTGCAGATTATTCATCCGCACTTTTTTTTAGCATCTACCTGCATCATCTGTGCATTGGTATCGCTAATGACGGGCAGTTCGTGGACTACCATCGCCACCATCGGCATCGCCCTGATGGGCATAGGCAAAGCACAGGGATTTGACGAAGGGTGGATAGCAGGAGCAATTATTTCGGGGGCCTACTTTGGCGATAAAGTTTCACCTTTGTCGGACACCACCGTACTGGCTTCATCGGTTACGGACACTCCGCTCTTCACACACATCCGCTACATGATGATAACGACCATTCCCTCACTCATTATCACACTGATCATTTTTACCATTGCCGGTCTGTCGCACGATGCCAGTAACACGGAACATATCGCTGCCTTCTCGGCCTCACTAGCTACTAAATTTAACATCACCCCCTGGCTCTTACTGGTGCCACTGACAACCGGAGTTTTGATAGCCCGCAAAGCACCTTCACTCATCACGCTCTTTCTATCGGCTGCCATGGCCGGACTGTTTGCTCTTATCTTTCAGCCTCAATTGCTGCACGAAATTTCCGGCTTGCCCGGCGGAGGTGCCGAATCGGCCTTTAAAGGATTGATGATGACTTTTTACGGAACAACCAACCTGCAAACAAACAACGTGGGACTAACCGAGTTAATAGCCACCCGTGGCATGGGAGGCATGCTCAACACCGTGTGGCTCATCGTTTGCGCCATGTGTTTTGGAGGAGCCATGACCGCCAGCGGCATGCTGGGCAGCATCACTTCGGTGTTTGTTCGTTTCATGAAAAACACGGTAAGCGTAGTGGCCTCTACCGTATGTTCGGGCATATTTCTGAATCTGACCACTGCCGATCAGTACATTTCCATCATCCTTACAGGGAACATGTTTAACAATATCTATAAAAACAAAGGGTATGAAAGCAGGTTGCTGAGCCGCACCACCGAAGATGCAGTGACTGTTACCTCCGTACTCATACCGTGGAATACCTGCGGCATGACGCAGGCCACCATACTGAGTGTGCCTACCCTGACATACCTGCCCTACTGCTTTTTCAACGTCATCAGTCCGCTCATGAGTATTCTGGTAGCAGCCATCGGATACAAAATAATAAAGAAACAGCCGCAATAG
- a CDS encoding sugar kinase, whose protein sequence is MKIKNKVVTFGEVLLRLTAPGNLRFSQVGEFIAIYGGSEANVAVSLANYGVPVEYVTRLPDNDIARACVSALRSHNLGTEGIVYGGNRLGIYFLENGAVSRSSSVVYDRADSSFSTLRPGMIDWKSIFADASWFHWSGIAASLTQGAADVCREAIETANEMGLTISCDLNYRRNLWKYGKSASEVMPELVQYSDVIFGSEGEYMNVLNFNPVGFKALDASYTIDTEGYEEACRQVQATLPRCRKMFIELRNSVNANHDLLGGILYSDGTVKHARIYDVTHVVDKVGTGDAFVGGMIYGLLAYPNDEQKALDFALAASCLKTTIYGDFNLATVAEVETLMKGDGSGRVSR, encoded by the coding sequence ATGAAGATAAAAAATAAAGTAGTTACGTTTGGAGAAGTACTACTGCGCCTCACAGCACCCGGTAATCTCCGCTTTTCTCAAGTCGGAGAGTTTATTGCTATCTATGGCGGGAGCGAAGCCAATGTGGCTGTTTCGCTTGCCAATTATGGCGTTCCCGTTGAGTATGTAACCCGTTTGCCGGATAATGATATTGCACGGGCATGCGTCTCTGCGCTTCGTTCGCACAACTTGGGTACGGAGGGTATTGTGTACGGTGGTAATCGTTTGGGTATTTATTTCCTCGAAAATGGCGCTGTTTCCCGCAGTTCCAGTGTAGTGTACGATAGAGCTGATTCTTCCTTTTCTACCCTTCGTCCGGGAATGATTGACTGGAAGAGCATCTTTGCCGATGCCTCCTGGTTTCACTGGTCGGGCATAGCCGCCTCTTTAACGCAGGGTGCTGCCGATGTTTGCCGTGAAGCCATCGAAACAGCCAATGAGATGGGGCTAACCATCTCTTGCGACCTTAACTATCGGAGGAACTTGTGGAAATACGGTAAGTCTGCGAGTGAGGTGATGCCCGAATTGGTGCAATACAGTGATGTGATTTTTGGTAGCGAAGGCGAGTATATGAACGTATTGAACTTCAATCCGGTAGGTTTTAAGGCTCTCGACGCATCTTACACTATAGATACCGAGGGGTATGAAGAGGCTTGCCGGCAGGTGCAGGCTACCTTGCCCCGATGCCGGAAGATGTTTATCGAACTGCGAAATTCCGTCAATGCCAATCACGATTTATTGGGCGGAATACTTTATTCGGACGGAACGGTAAAACATGCACGCATTTACGACGTAACGCATGTGGTAGATAAAGTCGGCACAGGCGACGCTTTTGTGGGCGGAATGATTTATGGTCTGCTGGCCTATCCGAACGATGAGCAAAAAGCACTCGACTTTGCACTGGCTGCTTCTTGTTTGAAAACCACCATTTACGGGGACTTTAATCTGGCAACCGTGGCCGAAGTGGAAACTCTGATGAAAGGAGACGGTTCGGGCAGGGTTTCCCGATAA